The genomic window TGAAACAATAACTAATTGATCTTTTTCTAATTTAACTTCACTAATTGTGCCTTTGAAATCAAAGCGGGTATCAATTTCTTTTTTGACCATTTGGATTGCATTTTTTACTTCTTCTAAATTTGTTTCTGAAACAATATCAAAACTAGCTTCTTTTGCCATTATTTTGCCTCCATTAAATTTATGAAATTGGTTACATTAGTTATATTGTACCATAATTTGTAGCGTGGCTAAAGATAGCATAACAAATAAAACAAAGACATAGAGTCATTTCTTTATGACTTATCAAAATCTTGTTAAACGGTACAAACAATAGTCTCAGGAGGGTACACATTGAAACAACTAAAAACACCGATTTTTTGGAAAGAGCAAGCTAAAAAAATATTTTTCGTTTTATTTGCATCTATTACAAATTCGTTTGCCTTAAATAATTTTTTGATTCCATCTCAAATATATGCTCCTGGAGTAAACGGGATATCTCAATTGCTCTCACATCTTTTTAAAAATGGATTTCAAATCACAATCGATACGGGGATATTTATATTACTTATTAATATTCCCATCGCTTTATTAGGTTGGTTTAAAATTGGTAAAGATTTCACTCTTTATAGTTTTATGACTTCTGTCTTGATTTCTTTTTTCACTATTATCTTACCTATTTCGCCATTAACAACTGATCCAATTATGAACTCACTTTTTGGAGGAGTAATTGGTGGAGCGGGTATCGGGTTTGCACTAAAGTATGGTTTCTCTACTGGAGGATTAGACATTATTTCAATGGTTTTAGCTAAAACAACTGGTCGCTCAGTTGGGAGTCTATTATTGACTATAAATGGAATGATTGTCGTTGCAGCTGGCTTTATTAACGGTTGGCAGTATGCGATGTATACCTTGCTTTCTATCTATGTTATGACCAGAGTAGTTGACATGATTCATACTAGTGATCAAAAAGTAACGGCGATGATTGTTACAAATGATCCTGATGCTTTAATCAAAGCTATTCATGCCAAACTGATACGAGGTATTACCGTTATTCCAGCTAAAGGTGGTTATACAGGACTTGATCGATCTGTTTTAATGATTGTCATTAGCAATTATGAAATGTATGATTTAGAACAAGCGGTTAAAGAAGCTGATGCAGCAGCTTTTGTTAACTTCATAGGAACAAACAAAGTAGTAGGAGAATTTTTAAGTTCGGATCAACAAAAAGCTAGAAGAACGAATCAATAAAAAAATAAAAAAGTTACTCATTATTTTATGAGTAACTTTTTTATTTATAAACGAAGAAATTTTTCTAAATATAGAGCTAATCCATCATTATCATTTGTTTCTTCCGTCATATCATTAGCAATATCCTTTAAAGCTTGAATCCCATTTTTCATTACGATACCGTTACCAGCGTATTGAATCATTTCATAGTCGTTGTCTTCATCTCCAAAAGCGATGACGTTTTGTTGTTTTATACCATATGCACTAGCAACTCGCTCAACACCAAGAGCTTTTTGAACACCAGCAGAAACGACTTCCAAGCAAGGAGTATGACCACCCCATGTTCTAATTTCGACTAAATTCCCATAACGCTGCACGATTTTATTAATAATTTGTTCTTGGTTTACCTGTGCTGTAAAAACGCAAACAGAAGTAGGATTTTGTTTCAGATTAGTTGATGATAATTTGAGTACGTCTTTTTGTCCGTGTGGGAAAAAATCTGGGTAAGGTAAAAAAGATTCATCAGTGTAGACAGAATCAAGCAATTCAGCTGCAATAAGTTGAATATCGAAATCTTTTTTCAGATCAAGCATATCTAGTGCAATGTCACGACTGATTGTTTTATGGTATTGATTAGACCAATCTTTTTCATTTGGTACATGACACAACGCTCCATTAAAATTGATCATAGGTGTAATCATTTCTAATTGATCATAATAATGCTTACTATTTCGATAAGGTCTTCCTGTTGCAATCGAAATGATATGACCAGCTTCTCTAGCCTTTTGGAAAACTTGTTTTGTTTTATCTGAAATAAGAGATTGTTGGTTCAATGTTGTTCCGTCTAAGTCAACGGCAATAAGTTTTTTATCCATTTTTTGCTCCTTCTATTACAAAGTAATGCGTTTTTTATGTTAGAATAATATAGTAACTACATGTTTACATACTGTACCATAAATAAGTGTCTTACGAAAAGAGGGAAATGAATGATTTCGATAAAATCTGTAACAGTTGAAGGAATACCTTTATTAGAGATAAGTCCTAAAGGGAAAGAATTAGAATTATTGCCAACAGTTATCTTTTTTCATGGTTGGACGAGCAATAAAGAGAGTTCATTAGTTAATGGGTATGAGTTAGCTAAAAAAGGGTTTCGTGCTCTATTACCCGATGCTTATCTACACGGAGAACGAAAAGAAAAAGATTTATCAACTCAAGGACTTGAATTTTGGAATGTTATTGCAAGAAATTTAATTGAATTGCCTTTAATGAGAGATTATTATGTGAATAAAGGACTGAGTGATTCTAATCGTTTCGGCGTATCAGGTCTTTCGATGGGTGGCTTTACAACGTGTGCTGCTTTAACGCAGTTTCCTTGGATTAGAACAGCAGTTGTTTTGATGGGAAGTCCAGATCCAGTTAATTTTACGAAATGGTTGTTATCATCCAAATGGACAGAAGGAATGGAAATACCGATTAGTAAAGAGATTCTAACTGAATCACTGACAGCTTTGACGCCTATTTCTTTAACCAAACACCCAGAAAAGATTGCTAATCGTTACATCCATTTTTGGCATGGAACCCAAGATGATTTAGTTCCTTATCAGCCGACATTTGATTTTTATGAGAAAATAAAGCAGCAATCTTACGGATTAAACGTGAGCTTTTCAACTAGCAAAGGTATAGGCCATAAAGTTCCTCATGCAAAATCTGTAGAAATGGCTGATTTCTTTTCAGATCATTTGTAATGAGTTTAAGGGGATAGATTTACTTTTTAACTCAAAACAAGTAAAATAATCTTACTAATCGGAGGTGTTCGCGGTATGGAA from Carnobacterium iners includes these protein-coding regions:
- a CDS encoding prolyl oligopeptidase family serine peptidase; translated protein: MISIKSVTVEGIPLLEISPKGKELELLPTVIFFHGWTSNKESSLVNGYELAKKGFRALLPDAYLHGERKEKDLSTQGLEFWNVIARNLIELPLMRDYYVNKGLSDSNRFGVSGLSMGGFTTCAALTQFPWIRTAVVLMGSPDPVNFTKWLLSSKWTEGMEIPISKEILTESLTALTPISLTKHPEKIANRYIHFWHGTQDDLVPYQPTFDFYEKIKQQSYGLNVSFSTSKGIGHKVPHAKSVEMADFFSDHL
- a CDS encoding Cof-type HAD-IIB family hydrolase, which codes for MDKKLIAVDLDGTTLNQQSLISDKTKQVFQKAREAGHIISIATGRPYRNSKHYYDQLEMITPMINFNGALCHVPNEKDWSNQYHKTISRDIALDMLDLKKDFDIQLIAAELLDSVYTDESFLPYPDFFPHGQKDVLKLSSTNLKQNPTSVCVFTAQVNQEQIINKIVQRYGNLVEIRTWGGHTPCLEVVSAGVQKALGVERVASAYGIKQQNVIAFGDEDNDYEMIQYAGNGIVMKNGIQALKDIANDMTEETNDNDGLALYLEKFLRL
- a CDS encoding YitT family protein → MKQLKTPIFWKEQAKKIFFVLFASITNSFALNNFLIPSQIYAPGVNGISQLLSHLFKNGFQITIDTGIFILLINIPIALLGWFKIGKDFTLYSFMTSVLISFFTIILPISPLTTDPIMNSLFGGVIGGAGIGFALKYGFSTGGLDIISMVLAKTTGRSVGSLLLTINGMIVVAAGFINGWQYAMYTLLSIYVMTRVVDMIHTSDQKVTAMIVTNDPDALIKAIHAKLIRGITVIPAKGGYTGLDRSVLMIVISNYEMYDLEQAVKEADAAAFVNFIGTNKVVGEFLSSDQQKARRTNQ